From Gammaproteobacteria bacterium, a single genomic window includes:
- a CDS encoding response regulator gives MNSPVLNILLVEDDSGDADYLQDIISDAPGVSVNITISDRLENALRALAETDFDTVLLDLNLPDSNGIETFKKIHEPNKNTPVIVLTGLNDESTALKCMQEGAQDYLDKTGLSCSLLMRTIRHSIERQRLLQVVDQMRKKDTQRKDAFISHISHELRSPMASIYQFSSLLLDGAAGDINEEQTEFLEIIMRNSKQLRKMIDDLLEMSRADTGKLSFEPRHTDLGAVFDESINALSPASADKGINLLVDIDSNLPAVFADPVRVRQILTNLIDNANKFTPAGGAITVKAQIHANEPDNVLISISDTGEGIQPENAKKIFDRLYQQDPSIDTGLSGLGLGLHICKELVDYHGGRIWVDSEEGEGSNFYFTLPIYSIKRFMEPVFNTWEQDSSDLSLVKINLHPRGTNKPDTDNEVALQTARQVVGKTILHGCDVLLPRQNRTVLDKTLFVVATADYNGASALSNRLAKRLRLCEELDNSRLELEITHEPVFSRHTSNQYETALLTQQAEIVQTVERMIENSAIDKEVVA, from the coding sequence ATGAATTCACCCGTATTAAATATATTATTGGTCGAAGATGACTCCGGCGATGCAGATTATCTGCAGGATATTATTTCCGATGCTCCCGGGGTTTCAGTCAATATAACGATCAGCGACCGGCTTGAAAATGCCCTGCGCGCACTCGCCGAGACTGACTTCGATACCGTGTTACTAGATCTCAACCTACCTGACAGTAATGGCATCGAAACATTTAAAAAAATACATGAGCCTAATAAAAACACCCCTGTCATTGTCCTAACCGGGTTGAATGACGAGTCAACCGCACTCAAGTGCATGCAAGAAGGCGCTCAGGATTACCTCGACAAAACCGGACTCAGCTGCTCCCTGCTGATGCGCACCATACGCCATTCCATTGAACGTCAGCGCCTATTGCAAGTTGTTGACCAGATGCGGAAAAAGGATACCCAGAGAAAGGATGCCTTTATCTCGCATATCTCCCACGAATTGCGCTCACCCATGGCCTCCATCTACCAGTTCAGTTCACTGCTGCTGGACGGTGCCGCAGGCGACATTAACGAGGAACAGACCGAATTTCTGGAAATCATCATGCGTAATTCCAAACAGCTACGCAAAATGATTGATGACCTGCTTGAAATGAGTCGTGCGGACACAGGCAAACTCAGCTTTGAACCCCGACACACAGATTTGGGTGCGGTGTTCGACGAGAGCATCAATGCCCTCAGCCCAGCTTCCGCTGACAAGGGTATCAATCTGCTCGTCGACATCGATAGCAATCTTCCCGCCGTCTTTGCTGATCCAGTGCGGGTTCGCCAGATATTGACAAACCTCATTGATAACGCCAACAAGTTCACTCCCGCAGGCGGGGCAATCACCGTGAAGGCGCAAATACATGCCAATGAACCCGACAATGTGCTGATTTCAATCAGTGATACCGGCGAAGGGATTCAACCGGAAAATGCAAAAAAAATATTCGATCGACTATACCAGCAGGACCCATCCATCGATACGGGGCTTAGCGGCCTAGGGCTTGGCCTGCATATTTGCAAGGAACTGGTTGACTATCACGGGGGCAGAATCTGGGTGGATAGCGAGGAAGGAGAAGGCAGTAATTTCTATTTCACGCTGCCTATTTATTCAATCAAGCGCTTTATGGAGCCTGTTTTCAATACCTGGGAGCAAGACAGTAGTGATCTCAGTCTGGTTAAAATTAACCTCCATCCCCGTGGGACTAATAAACCGGATACGGATAACGAAGTGGCGCTGCAAACCGCACGCCAAGTCGTTGGAAAAACCATCCTGCATGGCTGTGATGTGCTGTTGCCAAGACAAAATAGAACTGTATTAGATAAAACGCTCTTCGTTGTTGCCACCGCAGATTACAACGGTGCCAGCGCACTCAGCAATCGACTGGCAAAGAGACTGCGGTTATGCGAAGAATTGGATAATTCGCGCCTTGAACTGGAAATCACCCATGAGCCTGTCTTT